Sequence from the Sanguibacter keddieii DSM 10542 genome:
CCTCGAGGGCCGAGGTCCGGGGGTTGGTCGCACGCTCACGACGTGGGCGCGGGCTGGACCCGTCGCCGTCTCCGCCACCGTGCGAGCCACCACCGTGGTCACCGTCGCCGGAGTCTCCGCCGAAGCCCTTGGTGATCGACCCGAGGGCCGCCGTGAACTCGGTCGGGACGATCCACATCTTCGACGAGGTGCCGTTGGCGATCTGCGGGAGCATCTGCAGGTACTGGTAGGCGAGCAGCTCCGGCGACGCGTCACCCTCGTGGATCGCGTCGAAGACCTGGAGGATGGCACGCGCCTCACCCTCGGCGGTGAGGATCGCGGCCTGGGCGCCACCCTCGGCGCGGAGGATCGCGGCCTGCTTCTCACCCTCGGCGGTGAGGATCTGCGACTGCTTGAAGCCCTCGGCCGTGAGGATCGCGGCGCGACGGTCACGCTCGGCGCGCATCTGCTGCTCCATCGAGCCCTGGATGGACTGGGGCGGGTCGATCGACTTGAGCTCGACACGGTTGACGCGGATGCCCCAGCGGCCGGTCGCCTCGTCGAGGACGCCACGCAGCTGGCCGTTGATCTGGTCGCGGCTGGTGAGGGTCTGCTCGAGGTCCATGGACCCGATGACGTTACGGAGCGTGGTGACGGTGAGCTGCTCGATCGCCGTGATGTAGTTCGCGATCTCGTAGACGGCCGACTTCGGGTCGGTCACCTGGAAGTACAGGACGGTGTCGATGCTCACGACGAGGTTGTCGGAGGTGATCACCGGCTGCGGCGGGAACGACACGACCTGCTCGCGCAGGTCGACGCCGGCGCGCACGCGGTCGATGAACGGGATGAGGAAGTGCAGACCGGCGTCCATGGTGCGCGAGTAGCGCCCGAGGCGCTCGACGATGAGCGAGGCGGTCTGCGGGACGACCCGGACAGCACGTGCCAGGGCGATGATGAAGAACAGCGCGATGAGCGCTGCGATGACCAGGCCGATGATCTGGCCGTTGTTGCCATCGTTCATGAGGGTCCTCTCGAGGTGCAGTGGGTCATGGTGCGGTGGGTGGTCACGTGCTGCGCTCCGCCTGTCACAGGACGGGCGGTGCGCCGGGTGAGCTGTGGGGGGCCTCGACGGCGTCTACGACAGCCGTCGCGCCCTCGATGCGGACGACGCGGACGTCGGTCCCCGGGGAGAAGGTCACGGCGCCGAGGGACCGGGCGGTCCACACCTCGCCGAGGAGCTTGATGCGCCCGCCGGTCTCGCCGACCTCGGACACGACGGTCCCGACGCGACCGGGGAGCGCGGCGGCGCCGGTCTCGACGAGGGGCTCGCGCTGGCGGAGGTACTTGAGCAGCCACGGGCGCAGGGCCAGCAGCAGGAGCGTGGACACGACGCCGAACACGACGATCTGCCCGACGAGCCCGAGGCCCAGGGCGCTCGCGATGCCAGCGGCGATCGCGCCGCCGGCGAACATGATGAGGACCAGGTCGAGGGTGACGACCTCCACGACCACGAGGAGCAGCGCTGCTCCGATCCACCAGTACCAGTCCATGGGTGCCTCCGCTCCGTCAAAGCCGAACATGGCTTTGCCGAAACTTTACGCTATCGAGCCCAGTCTGGCGCGGTGGCCCGCGGGGAGAAGTCCCCGGTCAGTCGGCGTGGCCGCCGCTGCGGGCCGGCTCGACCTGGGCCGCGCGAGCAGACCAGCGGTCGCCTGTCCGGCTCACCTCGAGCGGCAGGCCGAAGGCCTCGCTCAGGTGCTCGTCGGTGAGCACCTCGGCGATCGGCCCGGCGGTGTGCACGCCGCCGTCGCGCATGAGCATGACGTGCGTGAAGCCCGGCGGGATCTCCTCGACGTGGTGAGTCACGAGGACCAGCACCGGCGACTGCGGGTACGCGGCGAGCTCGGAGAGGGCGCCGACGAGCTCTTCGCGCCCGCCCAAGTCCAGGCCGGCCGCCGGCTCGTCGAGGAGCAGCAGCTCGGGGTCGGTCATGAGGGCGCGGGCGATCTGCACACGCTTGCGCTCGCCCTCGCTCAGGGTGCCGAAGCGACGGTCGGCGAGGTGGTCGACCCCGAAGGCCGCCAGCAGGTCCGTCGCGCGGGACACGTCGAGGTCCTCGTAGGACTCGCGCCAGCGGCCGGTCACGGCGTAGGCGGCGGTGAGGACCACGTCGGAGACGACCTCGGAGGCGGGGATGCGGTCCGCGAGCGCCGCGCTGGCGAGGCCGATGCGCGGCCGGAGCTCGAAGACGTCGACCTTGCCGAGCTGGGTGTCGAGGATCTTCGCGACGCCCTTGGTGGGGTGCATGCGGGCCGAGGCGATCTGCAGGAGGGTCGTCTTGCCGGCTCCGTTGCGGCCGAGGATCACCCACCGTTCGCCCTCGGCGATCTGCCACGACACGTCGTCGAGGATGTTCTTCTCACCGCGGCGGACAGAGACGTTCTCGAGGTCAAGCACCCAGGTCATGGTCACCGACCTTATCCGCTCCCCGGGGGTGACGCCGACCGTGCCACGCCGCCAGCGCGCCCTGCGGCGCACGGGCGGCGTAGTTTTGTCGTCGTGACCTCGCACGCCTCGCGCCCCACCCGTCCCGACCCGGGGGCGATCGTCCCCCGCTCCGCCTCGCTCGCTCTGTGGTTGTGGGCCACGGTGCGGCCCGACGACGCGCCCGCCGCGGTGCGGACCGTCGTCGACGACGACGAGCCGCACCGGCTGGTCGAGGTGCCGCCGGACGGGCTGCCGGCCGCGGACCTCGAGGAGCTCTTCTCGGTGTGGGCGGGCCGCGTGCGGTCCGCCGCGGCGATCTTCCCCGGTCCGGGTGACGCGATGGGGGCTCCGGCGCCGATCAGCCCGATCGCGATCGACGCCGAGGAGTGCGTGCTCGTGACGGTCGCGGCCGGGCCGCAGGCGCCGGGTGCCGGCGTGGTGCCTCCCGGGCCGGACGCGCCGGAGGTCTTGGAGCACTGGGCCCTGGTGCCCGAGGTCGAGCGCTTCGGCTCGGTCCTCGAGCCCGGGCACCTCGTCACGTGGACGGTGGCCCGGATCGAGACGTGGGAGCACCGCACACTCGGGGTGGTCGGCACGCTCGACGACGCGCAGCGCCAGCTGCGCCTGGGGCTGCGCGAGGCGACCGAGGCCCTCATGGAGCTGGACGTCTCGCGCTGGCGGGAGGACGCCGCCGGTGTCATCGCGTCGCTGCGCGAGCCCGTCGACCTCCGGTCGGTGCTGCCGCGGGACGTCGACGCCCGCCGGGCCGAGGTGTTCCAGTCGGCCGCGCGGCTGCGCGCCATCGTGGACCTCGCGACGGCGGACGACGGCGGCGCGGTCAACCTGTGGCAGGCCGACCAGCGCTCGACCGCCCTGCGCGAGGTCGACCGTGCGGCACGCCGCGCGATGTCCGCCGCCACCCTGCACGTCCCCGACGGAGCCTGACCCCGCACCAGGTCGCACCACCAGGCTCGAGGTCGCACAGTCACGCCAGACACCCCCGATTCAGAGGCAGATCTGGCGTGTCCCTGCGACCTCGCGATCAGGCGTGCGACCTCGCGGGGCCAGCAGCTGGTGTGGCTAGCGCGCCGCCCACTGGTCGAGGACGGTCTGGTAGACCTCGAGGGTGCGGTCGGCGATGGCGTCCCACGCGAAGTGGTCCTCGACGCGCTTGCGGGCGGCCACGCCCATCGCGGCGGCACGCTCGGGGTCGGTGACGACGTCGGTGAGGGCCTTGGCCAGGTCGGCGACGAAGCGCTCGGGGTCCGTCGGGGTCCCCGTGCCGTCCTGCACCTGGTCGATGGGCACCAGCAGGCCGGTGACGCCGTCGTCGACGACCTCGGGGATCCCGCCGGTCGCGCTGCCGACCACGGGCAGGCCCACGGCCATGGCCTCGAGGTTCACGATGCCGAGCGGCTCGTAGACGGAGGGGCACACGAACACGGTCGACGCGGCGAGCACGGCGACGAGGTCGGGGCGCGGGAGCATCTCCTCGATCCACACGACGCCCTCGCGGCGGGACGAGAGCTCGGCGACGGCCGTGGCCACCTCGGTGGCGATCTCCGGGGTGTCGGGGGCCCCGGCGCAGAGGATCAGCTGGACGTCCTCGGGCAGCCGGTCCGCCGCCTGGAGCAGGTACGGCAGGCCCTTCTGCCGCGTGATGCGACCGACGAACACCACGGCGGGACGCTCCGGGTCGATCCCGAGCGCACGCACGACGGAGTCGGCGCGCACGGCCTCGTCACCGGTGGGTCGGACCCATCCGTCGAGGTCGATGCCGTTGTGCACCACGTGCACCTTGGCCGGGTCGACGTCGGGGTAGGACCGCAGGATGTCGGCGCGCATGCCGGCGCTCACCGCGATGATGCCGGCGGCACCCTCGTAGGCGGTCTTCTCGGCCCAGCCGGACAGCGCGTAGCCGCCGCCGAGCTGCTCGGCCTTCCACGGGCGCAGCGGCTCGAGGGAGTGCGCCGAGAGCACGTGCGGGATCCCGTGCAGCAGACCGGCGAGGTGCCCGCCGAGGTTCGCGTACCAGGTGTGGGAGTGCACGAGGTCCGCGCCGGCCACGTCGCCCGCCATGGCGAGGTCCACGCCGAAGGTCGCGAGCGCCGGGTTGGCTCCCTCGAGGTCCGGCGGTGGCGCGTACCCGGTGACGCCCTCCTGGGCGTCGTCACCGGTCCGGGGGCCGTCGAAGCAGCGGACGCGCACGTCGACGCGGCTGCGCAGCACGGCCGACAGCTCGGCGACGTGGACACCAGCCCCGCCGTAGACGAACGGGGGGTACTCACGGGTCAACAGGTCGATTCTCACGTCGACACGGTAGCGCTTCTGGGTGCATCCGGGGGCGCGCGGCCCTAAGGTCATGGCATGGCAGCCCCTAAAGTTCTCGCGATCGTCCTGGCAGGCGGCGAAGGCAACCGTCTCAAGCCGCTGACGGCGCACCGCGCAAAGCCAGCCGTCCCCTTCGGCGGCATCTACCGACTTGTCGACTTCGCGCTCTCGAACCTCGTCAACTCGCACTACCTGCACATCGTCGTGCTGACCCAGTACAAGTCCCACAGCCTGGACCGCCACATCTCCAAGACGTGGCGGATGTCGGCGCTCCTCGGCAACTACGTGGCACCGGTCCCCGCACAGCAGCGGGTCGGCAAGCACTGGTACCTCGGGTCCGCCGACGCCATCTTCCAGTGCCTCAACATCATCGAGGACGAGCGCCCCGACATCGTCGTGGTGGTCGGCGCCGACCACGTGTACCGCATGGACTTCTCCCAGATGGTGGACGCCCACATCGCCTCGGGCGCCGAGCTCACGGTCGCCGGCATCCGCCAGCCGATCGCCCTCGCCACCGAGTTCGGCGTGATCGACACCGACCCGGCCACCCCCGACAAGATCCGCGCCTTCCTCGAGAAGCCTGCCGACCCGGTGGGCCTCGCCGACTCCCCCGGGGAGATCCTCGCGTCGATGGGCAACTACGTCGTCAACGCCGACGCGCTCGTCGAGGCCGTCACCAAGGACGCCGACAACCTCGAGTCCCGGCACGACATGGGCGGCGACATCGTCCCGTACTTCGTCGACCGCGGGACCGCCGGCGTCTACGACTTCATCCGCAACGACGTGCCCGGCTCGACCGACCGCGACCGCGACTACTGGCGCGACGTCGGGACCATCGACTCGTACTACGAGGCCAACAAGGACCTCATCGCGGTCACCCCGGTCTTCAACCTCTACAACCACGAGTGGCCGCTGCACACCGGCTACGTCGGCCTCCCCCCGGCCAAGTTCGTGCACGCCGGTGCCGGTCGCCTCGGCCACGCCGCCGACTCGATCGTGTCCCCCGGTGTCCTCATCTCCGGCGCGACGGTCGTCGGCTCGGTGCTCTCCCCCGGGGTGCACCTGCACTCCTGGGCGGCCGTGTCGGACAGCGTCCTGCTCGACGACGTCCAGGTGCACCGGCACGCCCAGGTCCACCGGGCGATCGTCGACAAGAACGTCATCATCAAGGAGCGCGCCCGCGTCGGCCTCAACGCCGATGAAGACCGCGCCCGCGGCTTCACGGTCACCGAGTCCGGCATCACCGTGGTCCCCAAGGGGACGATCGTCGAGTAACCCGCACCGCCGGAGAGGGGCCGCTACTCTCCGCCCCCCTCTGACCGAGCCGCGTCCGCTGTGCGGGCGCGGCTCGGTGCGTCCCGGGGTCCCGCCTAGGCTGGTCCGGTGACCGAGACTCCCGCACCCCTGTCCGCCGCCACCGCGGAGCCCGTCGAGGGCACCGCCACCGCGCCCTCCCCCCGCCGTCTGGTGGTGATGGACGTCGACTCGACGCTCATCACTCAGGAGGTCATCGAGCTCATCGCGGCTCACGCCGGGACGCAGGACCTCGTGGCCGCGGTGACCGAGCGGGCGATGCGGGGCGAGCTGGACTTCGCCGAGTCGCTGCGCGAGCGCGTCGCGACGCTCGCCGGGGTCCCCGTCACGGCGCTCGACGAGGTCCGCCGGACGACCACCTTCACCCCGGGCGCGCGCGAGCTCGTCGCGGAGTGCCACCGGCGCGGCTGGGTGGTCGCGCTGGTCTCGGGCGGCTTCACCGAGGTCGTCGCCCCGCTCGCCGCGGAGCTGGGCATCACGCTCTTCCGCGCGAACCACCTCGAGGTCGTCGACGGCGTGCTCACGGGCAGGACCACCGGTCAGGTGGTCGACCGGGCGTACAAGGCGCAGACGCTGCGCGAGCTCGCCGAGCAGGAGGGCGTCGCGATCGAGCACACGGTCGCGATCGGCGACGGCGCCAACGACCTCGACATGATCGCCGCTGCCGGCATCGGCATCGCCTTCGCGGCGAAGCCGGTCGTCCGGGAGCAGGCCCCCTACTCGGTCGACGGGCCGCGCCTCGACGCGGTGCTCGAGATCATCGACGCGGCCTGACACCGACCGCCACGGCCTCGCGCGAGCTCGCGCGACACCAGCCCAGCACGACGAAGGACCGGGACCGATGCCCTCGAGGCGTCGGTCCCGGTCCTTCGTGCTGCTGCGGGGCCCGTGAGCCTCAGTCCGCGGCGCGGACCAGACGGACGAGCGTGCCGGTGCGCCGGCCCCAGGCGTCCCACGGGACGTCGGACTCGACGACGGAGTACGAGGCGGTCGGCACGCCGACCTGCACCTGACGCAGCGCAGCAGAGTCCGAGTCCGGCCCCGCGAGGTGCTCCGCGACAGAGGACATGATCGGCTCGTGGCCGACCACGAGCACCGTGCGGACCCTGTCGTCGACGGCCGCCACGAGGGCGAGCACCTGCGCGACGTCAGCCGTGTACAGGTCGGCGGTCACGGTGACCTCGGGCTCGACGTCGCCGAGCCCGGGGCGCACCAGGTCCCACGTCTGGCGGGTGCGCACGGCGTCCGAGCACAGCACCACCTCGGGGAGCACCTCGGCGGCCGCGAGGGACCGTCCGACCGCGGAGGCCTGCGACCGGCCCTTGAGGGCGAGCGGTCGCAGGACGTCCGGCACGGTGCCGCCCGGCTCCGCCTTCGCGTGGCGCAGCAGGACCAGGCGGCGCACCGCGGTCGTCGTCACCGGGCTACAGGCCCATGGCGTGCACGCCACCGTCGACGTGGACGATCTCACCGGTGGTCGCGGGGAACCAGTCGGAGAGCAGGGCGGCGACGGCGCGCGCGGTCGGCTCGGGGTTGGTCTGGTCCCAGCCGAGGGGAGCGCGCTCGGGCCAGCCGCCCTCCATCTTCTCGAAGCCGGGGATGGACTTGGCCGCGGTGGTGCGGATCGGTCCGGCCGAGACGAGGTTGACGCGGATGTTGTCGGCGCCGAGGTCACGGGCGAGGTAGCGCGAGGTCGACTCGAAGGCGGCCTTGGCGACGCCCATCCAGTCGTAGACGGGCCAGGCGAAGCTGCCGTCGAAGGTGAGGCCGACGATCGAGCCGCCGCCGTTGGTCATGAGGGGCTTGGCCGCGACCGCGAGGGACTTGAGCGAGAACGCCGAGACCTCGAGGGCCGTGGCGACGTCCTTCCACTCACCGCTGAGGAAGTTGCCGCCCATGACGGACTGCGGGGCGAAGCCGATCGAGTGGACCACGCCGTCGATGTGGTCGACGTGCTCGCGCACGTTCCCCTCGAGCGCGGCGAGGTGCTCGTCGTCGGTGACGTCGAGCTCGACGACCGGCGCGGCCTCCGGGAGACGCTTGGCGATCGCCTGCGTGAGGCGGAACTGGCGGCCGAAGGACGTCAGGACGACCTGGGCGCCTTCCTGCTGCGCGAGGCGCGCGACGTGGAACGCGATCGAGTGGTCCGTGAGGACTCCCGTGACGAGCAGCTTCTTACCTTCGAGCAGGCCCATGCCTGATCCTTCCGACGGAGGGGTGGTACGAGAAAGAGGTGCGAGGAGACGGTCTGGCTCGGGTCAGTGACCCATGCCGAGGCCGCCGTCGACGGGGATGACGGCGCCGCTGATGTAGCCGGCGTCGGGCGAGGCGAGGAAGAAGACCGCGCCGGCGACCTCGTCGGGCTCGGCGAACCGGCCCGCGGGGATCGACGCCTTGTAGGCCTTCTGGCGCTCCTCGGGGAGCTCGGCGGTCATCGCCGTGTTGATGAAGCCCGGGGCGACGACGTTCGCGGTGATGTTCCGCGAGCCGATCTCACGGGTGATCGAGCGGGCCATCCCGACGAGCGCAGACTTGGAGGCCGCGTAGTTGACCTGCCCCGCGCCGCCGAAGAGGCCGATCACGGAGGAGACGAGGACGATGCGCCCGCGGCGCATCTTGATCATGCCCTTGGACGCGCGGCGCACGCAGCGGAAGGTCCCGGTGAGGTTCACGTCGACGACGCTCTCGAACTCCTCGTCGGTCATGCGCATGAGCAGCTGGTCGCGGGTGATGCCCGCGTTGGCCACGAGCACCTCGACCGGGCCGAGCTCGGCCTCGATCGCCGTGAACGCCGCGTCCACGGCAGCGGTGTCGCTGATGTCCGCGACGGCGCCGAAGACGCCCTCGGGGAGGTCACCGCTGCGGTAGATGGTGGCCACGCGGTCACCGGCCGCGACGAAGCGCTCGGCGATCGCACGACCGATGCCGCGGTTCGCGCCGGTCACGAGGACCACGCGTGAGGTCTCAGTCGTCTCAGCCGCTGCCACAGGTCCTCCAAGGTGATGGTGCTCTGGTCGTGCGCCGGTCTCGAGCCGCAGGTCTGCGCGTGCGGCTGAGCGTCGGCGCGGCCCCGAACCGTACGGAGCCTGCGTCAGAACGGTAGCCGACCCGGGGTCGCGCCGGGGCGCAGGAATCCTCAGGGCGACGGGCCCACGCTAGTGGGAACCCTACAGAGTGTGGGGGTCCTGTGCTGGTCGGACAGCCGTTCTGCTGTGCCCGGCCGACAAAGATCGTGAGGGGCGTCACGAGCCCATCGCGCGTAAACTCGAGAGGTGAAGACTCCTGGCACCCGCGGGCGCTCCGAGCACCGTGACGAGGTGTACCGGATCACGAACGCCGCCGACTCCCTCCGGCAGGACCAGTCCCGCCGCGCCAAGCGATACCTGATCCAGATGGGTCTCCGCCTGGTCTGCTTCGCCGGCGCGTTCTTCGCCGACGGGTGGCTCATGTGGGCGCTGCTGGCCGGCGCCGTCCTGCTCCCCTACGCCGCCGTCATCAGCGCCAACGAGACGCGCACCAAGGGCCAGGAGACCGAGGGCCCGCTGATGGAGTACTACCAGCTGCCGAGCGCCGAGGGCGCGACCGGCCCCATGGGGCCGAGACCGGCCGCTGCGCCCGAGGAGCCGCCGTCGTACGTCTACGTGGTGGACCCGGAGGGTCCGGCCGACGGCACGACGCCCCCGACCACCCCTGAGCCGGGAGAGGATGGGACGCGAGGACCTGCGCCGGACGACGACGCCGGGACCACCGCACCGCACGAGGAGAAGCGCCCATGATCGACCTGCTCGGCCTCGCCGACCCCATCTCCGACGACCTCGTCTGCAGCGGCAAGGGCTGCCGCGCCGAGGCCCGCTGGGGTCTGCTGTGGAACAACCCGAAGATCCACACCCCCGCGCGCCGCAAGGTGTGGCTCGCGTGCGACGACCACCGCGAGCACCTCGAGACCTTCCTGGACGCCCGCGGCTTCCGCCACGGCACCGTCCCCGTCACCGACCTCGAGCAGCAGCCCGCGCAGTGACCGACGCCCCGCCCCCCGCACCGACGGCTCCCGCACCCGCGACGCCCGCCCCGGACGCACCCCGGGTGCAGCTGCGGACCCCGCGGCAGTGGGTCTCGCTCGCCCTCGGCGTGGCCCTGCTGTTCACCGGGTGCGTGCTCGCCGGTCGGTGGCAGTGGAACCGGCACGTCGACCGCGACGCGCAGATCGCCGTCATCGAGGCCAACTACGCCTCGCAGCCCGTGCCGATCGACGAGCTCCTCGACGGCCCCGGCGACGTGGTGCCCGCCTCCGAGGCGTGGCGCCAGGTCACCGTGACCGGGCGTTACGACGCGGACAAGACCGTGCTGCTGCGCAACCGTCCCGTCGAGGGCCAGGCGGCCTTCCACGTGCTCGTCCCCTTCGTCACCGACGAGGGCACGGTGATCGTGGTGAACCGCGGCTGGGTGCCCTACGGGGCCGACAGCGCGACTCCGGCCTCGCTGCCCGCTCCCCCGTCGGGCGACGTCGAGCTCACCCTGCGGCTGCGCGCCGACGAGCCCGCCGCGGACAACGGAGCCCCGCCCGGGCAGGCGCAGGCCATCAACACCGCCCAGGTGCTCGCCGCCGGGCCCGACGGGGCCGCGTGGGCGCAGGGCCGCACCTACAGCGGCTACGGCGTCCTGGCCGCCGAGGACGGCCAGCCCGTCCAGGGGCTCGGGACGCCTCCCGTGCCGGACACCGATCCCCGCTCCCACCTGTCCTACGCCTTCCAGTGGTGGGTCTTCGCGGTCGGCGGCGTCGCCGGGTTCCTCGTGCTGATCCGCCGCGAGCGACGGGACGCCACGCTCGACGCCCTCGGCGACCTCCCGCACCCCTTCGCGGCGCTCGGCGACCAGGACCGGGGGCGCGAGCCCGAAGCGGGTGGCGACGCCGGCACGCACGGCCAGCGCGGCGCGACCAGGTCTCCGGGTTCCTCGGCCCGCCGACGCGGGCGGCAGAGCGCCGAGGAGATCGAGGACGCGCTCATCGACTCGAGCTCGACCCGCTGACACGCGCCTCTCGCACGGTCGACGCCGGGCCCGCGGACGGACCCGGCGACGCCCCGCGGGGCTCTGCTCAGACCACGGGGTCCGGGCGCAGCGCGTCGGTGAGCTGCCCGACGAGGGTGTCGAGCTGCACGCTGGTCGACGACGTGAGGTCGTCCTCGTCCGCGCCGTCGAGCGCGCGGGCCGCGAGCCCGGACTTGCTGTCGATGAGCTCGGCGATCCTCGAGTCGACCGTCTGCGCGGCGATGATCCTCCACGCCGTGACGGGCTCGGCCTGGCCGATGCGGTGGATGCGGTCGATGGCCTGCGTCTGCTCGGCGTAGGTCCACGACAGCTCGGCCAGCACGAGGTTCGACGCCACCTGGAGGTTGAGGCCCACCCCTGCGGCGGTGAGCGAGCAGACCACGACCTGCACCTCGGGGTCCTCGACGAAGGCGGTGATGTTCTTCTCCCGCACCTTCGGCGTCTGGTCCCCGCGGATCGACGCGTACCGGATGCCGCGGTCGGCGAAGAGCTGCTCGGCCTGGTCCATGACGTCCACGTGCTTGGCGAAGAACACCACCTTGCCGACGCTGCGGGCGAGCTGCGCGGCATAGTCGGCGGCGGGCCCGGCCTTCGCCTGGCCGATCCGGCGGACCATGGTGAACACGTTCTCGCCCCCGGCCTTCGAGGTGGAGTCCTTGAGCTCCGCCGCGGCGACCCGGCGGACGAGCTCGTGGTCGATGCCGTCGAGACCGACCTCGTCCAGGGCGGTGCTGCCGGTGCGCATCTCCAGCGCGGCCCGGTAGCGCTGGACCAGCCGGTCGGTGAGGGCGGCCTCGGCGGCACGGATCGAGCGGCCGGCCGCTCCGTCGAGCTCGACGGGGAGGTCGGCGACCCGGCGCGCCGGGATGTCGGCGACCACGTCGATCTTGCGGCGGCGCACGATGCCCATGTCGATCACGCTGGACCGTGCGGCGGACGCGAAGCCCGGGTCGGCCGGGGTGAGCCCGGTCTCCTCGAGGGAGGCCTCGAGCGCCCCGAGCGGCACGGTGTCGTCGATCCAGCCGAGGAACTGCCAGATCGCCCGGAAGTCCTCGATGTCGTTGATGAGCGGGGTGCCGGTGAGGGCCATGAGCAGCGGCCGGGTGACCCGGGTGCGGATCCTGTCGGACAGGGCGCGGACGTGCTGGGACCGCTGGGAGGTCTTGTTCTTGATGAGGTGGGCCTCGTCGACGACCATGCCACGGAAGCCGAGGTCGCCGAGCCAGCCGATGTGCCGGTCGAGGAGCTCGTAGTTGACGATCACCACGTCGGCGAAGCCGTCCATCTGGTCGCCGTCGCCGTGCACCACGGTGGCCCGCCGCGACGGCGTCCACAGCGCCACCTCGTGGGCCCAGTTCGCCTTGACGACGTTGGGGACCACGACCAGCAGCGGGTAGGCGTCGGCGGCCTGTGCGGCGAGCAGGGCCTGCGCGGTCTTGCCGAGCCCGGGCTCGTCGGCGAGCAGGAACGTGCGGTGACCACGAGCCGCGGCCGTGATGACCTGCGCCTGGTGCGGCATGACGTCGCGGCCCCGCGGGACGGGCACCGGACGGGGGTCGGGCAGGGGCATGCAAGCCGGTGCACCGGTGGCGGCCACCTCGAAGGACCGGAAGAGCGGCTCGAGCAGCTCCCAGCCGGACAGCCGGCGGGCACGCGGCGCGGCGCGCTGGGCCGCAGCCTCGAAGTCCGGGGCCAGGAAGGGGTTCGCCATCTGGCGCGAGACCACCGAGCGGGGCACCACCTGGGCCGAGGAGCTGAACGTCGGCGTGGTCGGGACCACGGGCGCGGGCGCCTCCTCCGGCTCGGGTGGCTCCATCCCGGCGGCCAGCAGCACCTTGCCACGGAGCGTGCGGGCGGCCTCGGAGACCCGGGCGTCGTCCGCTAGCAGCGCGAGGAGCGACGTGTCTCGCGCAGCCGTG
This genomic interval carries:
- the fabG gene encoding 3-oxoacyl-ACP reductase FabG, producing MVLVTGANRGIGRAIAERFVAAGDRVATIYRSGDLPEGVFGAVADISDTAAVDAAFTAIEAELGPVEVLVANAGITRDQLLMRMTDEEFESVVDVNLTGTFRCVRRASKGMIKMRRGRIVLVSSVIGLFGGAGQVNYAASKSALVGMARSITREIGSRNITANVVAPGFINTAMTAELPEERQKAYKASIPAGRFAEPDEVAGAVFFLASPDAGYISGAVIPVDGGLGMGH
- a CDS encoding DUF3099 domain-containing protein, with the translated sequence MKTPGTRGRSEHRDEVYRITNAADSLRQDQSRRAKRYLIQMGLRLVCFAGAFFADGWLMWALLAGAVLLPYAAVISANETRTKGQETEGPLMEYYQLPSAEGATGPMGPRPAAAPEEPPSYVYVVDPEGPADGTTPPTTPEPGEDGTRGPAPDDDAGTTAPHEEKRP
- a CDS encoding SURF1 family protein; translated protein: MTDAPPPAPTAPAPATPAPDAPRVQLRTPRQWVSLALGVALLFTGCVLAGRWQWNRHVDRDAQIAVIEANYASQPVPIDELLDGPGDVVPASEAWRQVTVTGRYDADKTVLLRNRPVEGQAAFHVLVPFVTDEGTVIVVNRGWVPYGADSATPASLPAPPSGDVELTLRLRADEPAADNGAPPGQAQAINTAQVLAAGPDGAAWAQGRTYSGYGVLAAEDGQPVQGLGTPPVPDTDPRSHLSYAFQWWVFAVGGVAGFLVLIRRERRDATLDALGDLPHPFAALGDQDRGREPEAGGDAGTHGQRGATRSPGSSARRRGRQSAEEIEDALIDSSSTR
- a CDS encoding DEAD/DEAH box helicase, which translates into the protein MLVDVARDVDVAVRRPPASPTVRTKFQVVALLVREERARLKTDTTLTAARRTEELKRLDGVATMLARTAARDTSLLALLADDARVSEAARTLRGKVLLAAGMEPPEPEEAPAPVVPTTPTFSSSAQVVPRSVVSRQMANPFLAPDFEAAAQRAAPRARRLSGWELLEPLFRSFEVAATGAPACMPLPDPRPVPVPRGRDVMPHQAQVITAAARGHRTFLLADEPGLGKTAQALLAAQAADAYPLLVVVPNVVKANWAHEVALWTPSRRATVVHGDGDQMDGFADVVIVNYELLDRHIGWLGDLGFRGMVVDEAHLIKNKTSQRSQHVRALSDRIRTRVTRPLLMALTGTPLINDIEDFRAIWQFLGWIDDTVPLGALEASLEETGLTPADPGFASAARSSVIDMGIVRRRKIDVVADIPARRVADLPVELDGAAGRSIRAAEAALTDRLVQRYRAALEMRTGSTALDEVGLDGIDHELVRRVAAAELKDSTSKAGGENVFTMVRRIGQAKAGPAADYAAQLARSVGKVVFFAKHVDVMDQAEQLFADRGIRYASIRGDQTPKVREKNITAFVEDPEVQVVVCSLTAAGVGLNLQVASNLVLAELSWTYAEQTQAIDRIHRIGQAEPVTAWRIIAAQTVDSRIAELIDSKSGLAARALDGADEDDLTSSTSVQLDTLVGQLTDALRPDPVV